One window from the genome of Acinetobacter sp. LoGeW2-3 encodes:
- the ppc gene encoding phosphoenolpyruvate carboxylase, with the protein MAQQIDAPLREDVRLLGNLLGETLKLHAGQDLFNQVEQIRALSKGARDGQVEAEKQLEQLFLSLEDDEILPLTRAFTHFLNFANIAEQYHVVRRRRQSEFDETAESPNPLVPLFEKFKQQEISAESLYQQICELKIELVLTAHPTEVSRRTLIQKYDGINDCLSKCDQQKLTPRERQEVLAELKQLITSAWQTDEIRQHRPTPVDEAKWGFTTIEQTLWNAVPKFIRELDGMVQEQCGQSLPLNVAPVRFASWMGGDRDGNPNVTHHITQEVLWLSRWKAADLYLRDIEDLRWELSIQQCSEELQQALGSAHPEPYREYLRDTRERLKATRNWLAEKLHGNDADDSRVIKTKDELLQPLMLCYRSLLECNLPEIANGKLLDFIYRVNSFGIELLKLDIRQESGRHRQAISAITEYLGLGNFETWTEQARQNFLLQELQSKRPLLPKYLNEPAGSLIEHPDVQEVFATMRTLAEQPSESLGAYIISMAEYPSDVLAVLLLQKEAGIKQALRVVPLFETLKDLDGAASTMSTLFNMHWYKQHIQGKHEVMIGYSDSAKDAGFMSANWAQYRAQEELTAVAKQHDVKLTLFHGRGGSISRGGAPTQQALFSQPPGSISGAIRVTEQGEMIRFKFGLETIALQNLEIYTAATLEATLLPPPVPKTEWRDLMHQMTDLSVQVYRQTVRENPHFVKYLRTVTPELELQMLPLGSRPAKRKVSGGIESLRAIPWVFAWTQIRLMLPAWLGTGAALNEVLDQGQRATLDEMLAEWPYFQTLIDMLEMVLSKADGDVALYYESHLTHDPDLKVLGEELRQRLKDAVETLLTLKGESKLLTSNDVLDQSMRVRKPYLLPLHLLQAELMKRRRLYLVEQNAEHTPVDHALMVSIAGIAAGLRNTG; encoded by the coding sequence ATGGCTCAACAAATTGATGCACCACTACGCGAAGACGTCCGTTTACTGGGCAATCTGCTCGGTGAAACCTTAAAGTTACATGCGGGGCAAGATTTGTTTAATCAGGTTGAGCAGATCCGGGCACTTTCCAAGGGTGCACGTGACGGCCAGGTTGAAGCAGAAAAACAACTTGAACAGCTATTTCTTAGTCTGGAAGATGATGAAATTCTTCCGCTCACCCGTGCCTTTACCCACTTCCTGAACTTCGCTAATATTGCCGAGCAATACCATGTAGTGCGTCGTCGCCGTCAAAGCGAATTTGATGAAACCGCCGAATCGCCAAATCCGCTGGTTCCGCTATTTGAAAAATTCAAACAACAAGAAATTTCCGCTGAAAGCTTATATCAACAGATTTGTGAACTGAAAATTGAACTGGTCCTGACTGCACATCCAACTGAAGTTAGCCGCCGTACCCTGATTCAAAAATATGATGGCATCAATGATTGCCTGTCTAAATGTGACCAACAGAAACTGACTCCGCGTGAACGCCAGGAAGTACTGGCTGAACTGAAGCAGCTGATCACCTCGGCCTGGCAGACTGATGAAATCCGTCAGCATCGCCCGACCCCAGTGGATGAAGCCAAATGGGGCTTTACGACGATTGAACAAACGCTGTGGAATGCGGTACCGAAATTTATCCGTGAATTGGATGGTATGGTGCAGGAACAATGTGGTCAGTCATTGCCGCTGAATGTTGCGCCCGTACGTTTTGCGTCCTGGATGGGTGGTGACCGTGACGGCAACCCGAATGTAACCCATCACATTACACAGGAAGTGCTGTGGTTATCGCGCTGGAAAGCCGCCGATCTGTATTTACGTGATATTGAAGACCTGCGTTGGGAGTTGTCGATCCAGCAATGCAGTGAAGAACTGCAACAGGCACTGGGTAGCGCACATCCGGAACCTTATCGTGAATATTTGCGTGATACCCGTGAACGCCTAAAAGCAACGCGCAACTGGCTGGCAGAAAAACTGCATGGCAATGATGCTGATGACAGCCGGGTAATCAAAACCAAAGATGAATTATTACAGCCTTTAATGCTGTGCTATCGCTCATTGCTAGAGTGTAACCTGCCAGAAATTGCCAATGGCAAACTGCTGGACTTTATCTATCGTGTGAATAGCTTCGGGATAGAATTACTGAAACTGGATATCCGTCAGGAATCAGGCCGCCACCGTCAGGCGATTTCTGCGATCACTGAATATTTAGGCCTAGGTAATTTTGAAACCTGGACTGAACAGGCGCGTCAGAATTTCTTATTACAAGAACTGCAGAGCAAGCGTCCACTTTTACCAAAATACCTGAATGAACCTGCCGGTAGCCTGATTGAGCATCCTGATGTTCAGGAAGTCTTTGCAACCATGCGTACACTGGCAGAACAGCCAAGTGAATCACTTGGTGCCTATATCATCTCGATGGCGGAATATCCAAGTGATGTACTGGCCGTTTTATTGCTACAAAAAGAAGCTGGGATCAAACAGGCACTGCGTGTCGTGCCTCTATTCGAAACCCTAAAAGATCTTGATGGTGCAGCCAGCACCATGTCGACCCTGTTCAATATGCACTGGTATAAACAGCATATTCAGGGCAAGCATGAAGTCATGATTGGCTATTCGGATTCAGCCAAAGATGCCGGCTTTATGTCTGCCAACTGGGCACAATACCGTGCCCAAGAGGAACTGACTGCGGTTGCGAAACAGCATGATGTCAAATTGACCTTATTCCACGGTCGTGGTGGTTCAATTAGCCGTGGTGGTGCTCCTACCCAGCAAGCCTTATTCTCACAACCACCCGGCTCAATTTCAGGTGCGATTCGCGTCACTGAACAGGGTGAGATGATCCGCTTCAAGTTCGGTCTGGAAACGATCGCGCTGCAAAACCTGGAAATCTATACGGCTGCAACACTGGAAGCGACTTTGCTGCCACCACCTGTACCGAAAACAGAATGGCGTGACCTGATGCATCAGATGACCGATTTATCGGTGCAGGTCTATCGCCAGACGGTACGTGAAAATCCACACTTCGTGAAATACCTGCGCACGGTAACCCCTGAACTGGAACTGCAAATGCTGCCACTCGGTTCACGTCCAGCGAAACGTAAGGTCAGTGGCGGCATTGAATCCCTGCGTGCCATTCCTTGGGTATTTGCCTGGACTCAGATTCGTCTGATGCTGCCTGCCTGGCTCGGTACAGGCGCTGCACTGAATGAAGTGCTGGACCAAGGTCAACGTGCAACACTTGATGAGATGCTAGCAGAATGGCCGTACTTCCAGACCCTGATTGATATGTTGGAAATGGTCCTGTCTAAGGCAGATGGTGATGTAGCGCTGTACTATGAGTCGCATCTGACCCATGATCCCGACCTAAAAGTGCTGGGTGAAGAACTGCGTCAACGCCTGAAAGACGCCGTAGAAACCCTGTTGACTTTAAAAGGTGAATCTAAACTACTGACCAGCAATGATGTACTGGATCAATCCATGCGCGTGCGTAAGCCATATTTACTGCCGCTACATCTATTACAAGCTGAACTAATGAAACGCCGCCGTCTGTACTTAGTAGAACAAAATGCTGAACATACCCCAGTAGATCATGCGCTGATGGTGAGTATTGCCGGAATTGCCGCTGGTTTACGTAATACCGGCTAA
- the ilvD gene encoding dihydroxy-acid dehydratase: MPDYRSKTSTHGRNMAGARGLWRATGMKDEDFGKPIIAVVNSFTQFVPGHVHLKDLGQLVARQIEASGGVAKEFNTIAVDDGIAMGHDGMLYSLPSRDLIADSVEYMVSAHCADAMVCISNCDKITPGMLMAAMRLNIPVVFVSGGPMEAGKVKIRGNDKAIDLIDAMIVAADDNYTDEEVAEYERSACPTCGSCSGMFTANSMNCLTEALGLSLPGNGSTLATHANRKKLFERAGSLIVELAKRHYEQDDYSVLPRAMVTKASYENAMTLDIAMGGSTNTVLHLLAAANEAGVDFTMDDIDRLSRKVPVLCKVAPAKNDVHMEDVHRAGGIMSILGELDRAGLLDTSVGTVHEATLKDALDKWDIIRTEDEDVYTFFKSAPGGVPTQTAFSQDRYYSRLDGDRENGVIRNAEHAFSKDGGLAVLYGNIALDGCIVKTAGVDESILKFNGTARVFESQDSAVDAILGGKITAGDVVVIRYEGPRGGPGMQEMLYPTSYLKSKGLGKECALLTDGRFSGGSSGLSIGHVSPEAAEGGAIGLVEDGDRIEIDIPNRTIHLAVDDATMAARRAAQDEKGWHPVEERPRKISKALKAYAMHTTSAAKGAVREI; the protein is encoded by the coding sequence ATGCCTGACTATCGTTCAAAAACATCGACACACGGAAGAAACATGGCGGGTGCGCGTGGCTTATGGCGCGCCACTGGTATGAAGGATGAAGACTTTGGCAAGCCAATTATTGCCGTAGTCAATTCATTCACCCAGTTCGTTCCAGGCCACGTCCATCTGAAAGACCTTGGTCAGCTAGTGGCACGTCAAATTGAAGCGTCAGGCGGTGTAGCAAAAGAATTTAATACCATTGCGGTAGATGACGGGATCGCGATGGGTCATGACGGCATGTTGTACTCACTGCCTTCACGTGACCTGATTGCCGACTCGGTTGAATACATGGTGAGTGCACACTGTGCTGATGCTATGGTATGTATCTCGAACTGTGACAAGATCACTCCGGGGATGTTAATGGCAGCAATGCGTCTGAACATTCCTGTGGTATTCGTGTCTGGCGGTCCGATGGAAGCGGGTAAAGTAAAAATCCGTGGTAATGACAAAGCTATCGATCTGATCGATGCGATGATCGTTGCGGCAGATGACAACTATACTGATGAAGAAGTCGCTGAATACGAACGTTCTGCATGCCCAACCTGTGGTTCATGTTCAGGCATGTTCACTGCGAACTCAATGAACTGCTTGACTGAAGCATTGGGCCTATCACTTCCAGGTAACGGTTCAACGCTTGCAACTCACGCCAACCGTAAAAAACTGTTCGAACGTGCGGGTTCTCTCATTGTTGAACTGGCAAAACGCCATTATGAACAAGATGATTACAGCGTATTGCCACGTGCAATGGTGACTAAAGCATCGTATGAAAATGCCATGACTTTGGATATCGCGATGGGCGGTTCAACCAATACCGTATTGCACTTGTTAGCTGCTGCAAATGAAGCCGGTGTAGATTTCACCATGGATGACATTGACCGTCTGTCTCGTAAAGTGCCAGTTCTTTGTAAGGTTGCGCCTGCAAAAAATGATGTGCACATGGAAGATGTACACCGTGCTGGCGGTATCATGTCGATTCTCGGTGAACTGGATCGTGCAGGCCTGTTAGATACCTCTGTAGGTACGGTTCATGAAGCAACATTAAAAGATGCTTTGGATAAATGGGACATCATCCGTACTGAAGATGAAGACGTGTACACATTCTTCAAATCAGCACCAGGGGGTGTACCAACCCAGACTGCATTCTCACAAGACCGTTACTACTCACGTTTGGACGGCGACCGTGAAAATGGTGTGATCCGTAATGCTGAACATGCCTTCTCTAAAGATGGTGGTCTGGCTGTTCTTTACGGTAACATCGCTCTCGATGGCTGTATCGTAAAAACTGCCGGTGTAGATGAATCGATTCTTAAATTCAACGGTACTGCACGCGTATTTGAAAGCCAGGATTCAGCAGTAGATGCGATTCTGGGTGGCAAAATCACAGCAGGTGATGTGGTTGTGATCCGTTATGAAGGTCCACGTGGTGGTCCAGGTATGCAGGAAATGCTATACCCAACCAGCTACCTGAAATCGAAAGGTCTAGGTAAGGAATGTGCACTTCTGACTGATGGTCGTTTCTCTGGCGGTTCTTCAGGTCTGTCGATTGGTCACGTTTCTCCAGAAGCGGCTGAAGGCGGTGCAATTGGTCTGGTTGAAGATGGCGACCGTATCGAAATCGATATTCCAAACCGTACGATTCATCTGGCTGTAGATGATGCGACCATGGCAGCTCGTCGTGCAGCGCAGGACGAAAAAGGCTGGCATCCAGTGGAAGAACGTCCACGTAAGATTTCTAAAGCTCTGAAAGCGTATGCAATGCATACCACAAGTGCGGCAAAAGGTGCGGTACGTGAAATCTAA
- a CDS encoding sulfite exporter TauE/SafE family protein, translating to MIAFVIAIFVLAGLIKGTIGLGLPAVSMGLLTIFMSPFQAATLLIIPSMLTNFWQLFAEGHVLKLIRRFWLLLLGIIVGSVWSIFPTLGHSEFHSEALLGGMLALYGLYGLCAKKMPDLSRHETWLSPIMGYLGGALTVATGVVVIPVVPYLQTLHLKRDDLVQALGLAFTTSTLCLAIFLHRNPVEDMPIDYAMSAIALIPALIGMWCGKKIRYRIPEQKFRTVFFIGLIALGSYMMLHQFGWI from the coding sequence ATGATTGCTTTTGTTATTGCCATTTTTGTTCTGGCTGGTCTGATTAAAGGCACCATTGGCCTAGGTTTACCCGCAGTTTCCATGGGTTTACTAACCATTTTTATGAGTCCCTTTCAAGCGGCAACTTTACTGATCATTCCATCCATGTTGACCAATTTCTGGCAACTCTTTGCCGAAGGTCATGTACTAAAACTGATCCGCCGTTTCTGGTTGTTGTTGCTGGGCATTATCGTCGGTTCAGTATGGAGTATCTTCCCAACCTTAGGGCATTCTGAATTTCATAGCGAAGCGCTATTAGGTGGGATGCTGGCCTTATATGGCCTATATGGATTGTGTGCGAAGAAAATGCCGGATTTAAGCCGGCATGAAACCTGGCTCTCTCCAATTATGGGCTATCTGGGCGGTGCTTTAACCGTTGCTACAGGTGTGGTGGTAATTCCAGTAGTGCCTTATTTGCAGACCCTGCATTTAAAGCGTGATGATCTGGTACAGGCTTTAGGTCTGGCTTTTACCACTTCTACTCTGTGTCTGGCGATCTTCCTGCATCGAAATCCAGTAGAAGATATGCCAATTGATTATGCCATGTCGGCAATTGCGTTAATTCCTGCCCTGATTGGCATGTGGTGTGGCAAGAAAATCCGTTACCGCATTCCCGAACAGAAATTTCGAACCGTATTTTTTATCGGTCTCATTGCCTTGGGCAGTTATATGATGCTGCATCAGTTTGGCTGGATTTAA
- the ilvD gene encoding dihydroxy-acid dehydratase: protein MSKDNIREHSAPVYEGIENAPARSMMRATGFQDEDFTRPFIGIASTWANVTPCNMHIDGLARTVEQGVDAAGGKGIIFNTITISDGISNGTEGMKYSLLSREIIADSIEAVVGCQAYDGVIAIGGCDKNMPGCIMGLARLNRPGLFIYGGTIKPGEGHTDMISVFEAVGQHAKGEINAIQVKHIEEVSLPGPGSCGGMYTANSMASAIEALGMSLPGSSAQEAVSEDKQIDCARAGEAVMNLLRLDIKPRDIMTKAAFENSIKVLIALGGSTNGVLHLLAMAHTAGVELSLDDFVRIGKDIPVVADVRPSGKYLMSELIAIGGIQPLMKRMLDAGMLDGSCLTVTGKTLAENLSDVEDYPEGQQIILPFDQPVKKDSHLIIMKGNLSPNGAVAKITGKEGLYFKGPARVFEGEQGAMRGILDGEVQPGEVVVIRGVGPKGGPGMPEMLKPTSAIIGKGLGDSVALITDGRFSGGSHGFVIGHVTPEAYEGGPIGLVQNGDEISINAETREMTWHVSDDEIAARQATWVKPKPNYTHGALAKFAKLTSGAETGAVTDLNLEI from the coding sequence ATGAGTAAAGACAATATCCGAGAACATTCTGCGCCTGTTTATGAAGGTATTGAAAATGCACCCGCCCGTTCCATGATGCGCGCAACCGGTTTTCAGGATGAAGACTTTACTCGTCCTTTTATCGGGATTGCTTCGACCTGGGCCAATGTCACCCCTTGTAACATGCATATTGATGGTCTGGCGCGAACTGTGGAGCAGGGTGTAGATGCTGCAGGCGGTAAGGGCATTATCTTCAATACCATTACCATTTCCGACGGGATCTCGAATGGTACCGAAGGCATGAAATACTCCTTGCTATCCCGTGAAATTATTGCTGATTCGATTGAAGCGGTAGTCGGCTGTCAGGCTTATGATGGCGTGATTGCGATTGGCGGTTGTGACAAAAACATGCCGGGTTGCATCATGGGGCTGGCACGTTTGAACCGTCCAGGTCTGTTTATTTATGGTGGTACCATCAAGCCGGGTGAAGGGCATACCGACATGATCTCGGTATTTGAAGCGGTGGGTCAGCATGCCAAAGGCGAAATCAATGCGATTCAGGTCAAGCACATTGAAGAAGTGTCTTTGCCAGGGCCGGGTTCTTGTGGCGGCATGTATACTGCCAATTCCATGGCTTCTGCGATTGAAGCACTCGGTATGAGCCTGCCGGGTTCCTCTGCACAGGAAGCAGTCTCTGAAGACAAACAGATCGACTGTGCCCGTGCGGGTGAAGCGGTGATGAATCTGTTACGTCTAGACATTAAGCCACGTGACATCATGACTAAGGCGGCTTTTGAAAATTCGATCAAGGTCCTGATCGCGCTGGGTGGATCTACCAATGGCGTGCTGCATCTGTTAGCAATGGCACATACGGCTGGTGTGGAACTCAGTCTGGATGATTTTGTCCGCATTGGTAAAGACATTCCAGTGGTGGCTGATGTACGCCCATCTGGTAAATATCTGATGTCGGAATTAATTGCGATTGGCGGGATTCAGCCGCTGATGAAACGTATGCTGGATGCGGGTATGCTGGATGGTTCTTGTCTGACTGTCACTGGCAAAACCCTGGCAGAAAACCTGTCTGATGTTGAAGATTATCCTGAAGGTCAGCAGATCATTTTGCCATTCGATCAACCGGTGAAAAAAGACTCGCATCTGATCATTATGAAAGGCAACCTGTCACCCAATGGTGCCGTTGCCAAAATTACCGGCAAAGAAGGCTTGTACTTCAAAGGACCAGCCCGCGTGTTTGAGGGCGAGCAGGGTGCGATGCGCGGCATTCTGGATGGTGAAGTTCAGCCGGGTGAAGTAGTGGTAATTCGTGGTGTCGGTCCTAAAGGCGGACCAGGTATGCCGGAAATGCTGAAGCCAACCTCTGCCATTATTGGCAAGGGTTTGGGGGATTCTGTTGCTCTGATTACCGATGGTCGTTTCTCTGGTGGTAGTCATGGTTTTGTGATTGGTCATGTCACACCGGAAGCGTATGAAGGCGGACCGATTGGTCTGGTGCAAAATGGCGACGAGATTTCGATTAATGCCGAAACACGTGAAATGACCTGGCATGTCTCGGATGATGAAATCGCTGCCCGTCAGGCAACTTGGGTCAAACCAAAACCGAACTACACTCATGGTGCGCTGGCCAAGTTTGCCAAACTGACTTCTGGTGCAGAAACCGGGGCAGTGACTGACCTAAATCTCGAGATCTAA
- the fmt gene encoding methionyl-tRNA formyltransferase produces MKIIFAGTPEFAATALAALLKTDHEIVAVYTQPDRKAGRGQKLTASAVKQLALEHNIPVYQPLHFKSSTEEGLAAQAELKTLNADVMVVAAYGLILPQVVLDTPKYGCLNIHGSLLPRWRGAAPIQRAIATGDAETGVTIMKMAAGLDTGDMMYKTICPIEPQDTSASLHDKLAQQGAEATVKVLESEESLQHYLDNREVQDEALTVYAHKLSKAEAKIDWSQGAVTIDRNIRAFNPWPVAFTPIDDSNNLRVWGSLLSQENAEGKAPGTILALDKHGVHVACGDQKAICLTSLQWPGGKPLNPVQINQTQKLHVGQILA; encoded by the coding sequence GTGAAAATCATTTTTGCAGGCACACCAGAATTTGCAGCCACTGCATTGGCTGCGCTGCTAAAAACCGACCATGAAATTGTGGCGGTCTATACCCAACCGGACCGTAAAGCCGGTCGCGGACAAAAACTCACTGCATCTGCGGTGAAACAGCTGGCGTTGGAACACAACATTCCAGTCTATCAACCACTACATTTCAAATCTTCAACTGAAGAAGGACTGGCAGCGCAAGCGGAACTAAAAACTTTAAATGCTGATGTAATGGTCGTAGCCGCTTATGGTCTGATCTTGCCGCAAGTGGTTTTAGATACGCCGAAATATGGTTGCCTGAATATTCATGGCTCTTTACTTCCTCGCTGGCGTGGTGCTGCACCAATTCAGCGTGCGATTGCCACAGGTGATGCCGAGACTGGCGTGACCATTATGAAAATGGCAGCGGGTCTGGATACGGGCGATATGATGTATAAAACCATCTGCCCGATTGAGCCACAAGACACTTCTGCATCTTTGCATGACAAACTGGCTCAGCAAGGTGCTGAAGCAACGGTGAAAGTGCTGGAATCAGAAGAAAGTTTACAGCACTATCTCGACAACCGCGAAGTGCAGGATGAAGCGCTTACGGTTTATGCACATAAATTATCCAAGGCAGAAGCTAAAATCGATTGGTCTCAGGGTGCTGTTACGATTGACCGCAATATCCGTGCATTTAATCCGTGGCCGGTTGCTTTCACGCCTATTGATGACAGCAATAATCTGCGCGTTTGGGGTTCTTTGTTATCTCAGGAAAATGCAGAAGGCAAAGCACCAGGTACGATCCTTGCGTTAGATAAGCATGGTGTACATGTCGCTTGTGGCGATCAAAAAGCTATTTGCCTGACTTCACTGCAATGGCCGGGCGGTAAACCGCTGAATCCGGTACAAATCAATCAAACTCAAAAATTACATGTAGGACAAATACTGGCATGA
- a CDS encoding LysR family transcriptional regulator: MRLDLFDLQLFLNIVESGSLTKGAECSAISLQAASERIKKLEQQYQVSLFTRHSGGVKLTFAGQVFAEHAQTLLQQGQQLSQAMAAFSEGQNSNISLWCNSSAQSEYLPLLLPKYLVNNPNIQIDLKEAESNDIIAALANGTAKLGLISSFFPASQLQTLEFSDDPLVLICPQQHELSSTSALKLADCLNYPFVGLMQYHSLQQSIETQARLLNCEIQYRLRLPNFAAIAQVVANGVGIAIMPQRAAQRLAKLYAFKQIQLTGDWANRKLLLAAKNFDELSTAYQHFSQFLLSAEVQKALN, encoded by the coding sequence ATGCGTCTGGATTTATTTGATTTACAGTTATTTTTAAATATTGTTGAGTCTGGCAGCCTGACCAAGGGTGCTGAGTGCTCGGCAATTTCCCTGCAAGCAGCCAGTGAGCGAATTAAAAAACTGGAACAGCAATATCAGGTCAGTCTGTTTACCCGTCATTCTGGTGGAGTCAAACTCACCTTTGCTGGACAGGTCTTTGCCGAACATGCGCAAACCCTGTTGCAACAGGGACAACAGCTGTCCCAAGCTATGGCAGCTTTTAGTGAAGGACAGAATTCCAATATCAGCTTATGGTGCAATTCATCGGCACAAAGTGAATATCTTCCTCTGTTACTGCCCAAGTATCTGGTGAATAACCCTAATATTCAGATCGATCTTAAAGAAGCGGAGAGCAATGACATTATTGCGGCTTTAGCCAACGGCACTGCCAAGCTGGGTTTGATTTCCAGCTTTTTCCCTGCATCACAATTACAAACCCTAGAATTTTCCGATGATCCTTTGGTGCTGATCTGTCCCCAGCAGCATGAATTAAGCTCTACTTCAGCATTGAAATTAGCAGACTGTTTGAATTATCCCTTTGTGGGTTTGATGCAATATCACTCCTTGCAACAGTCGATTGAAACCCAAGCTCGGTTACTCAACTGCGAGATTCAATACCGCTTAAGATTGCCAAATTTTGCGGCGATCGCACAGGTCGTAGCTAATGGTGTAGGCATCGCCATCATGCCGCAGCGTGCTGCACAGCGTCTGGCAAAGCTCTATGCATTTAAGCAAATCCAACTGACTGGTGATTGGGCCAACCGCAAATTACTATTAGCAGCGAAAAATTTTGATGAACTGAGTACAGCCTATCAACACTTCAGTCAGTTTCTACTTTCTGCTGAGGTGCAAAAGGCTTTGAATTAA
- a CDS encoding chorismate mutase — protein MNKVKAESLQHAREQIDAIDTALVELIAARQFYVDQTTRFKKTETDLQSPDRMEQVVENVKAQAQKQGIDPVFIEHLYREMFQHFIQRELKEFRP, from the coding sequence ATGAACAAAGTAAAAGCTGAATCATTACAACATGCACGTGAGCAGATTGACGCGATTGATACAGCTTTGGTTGAGCTGATCGCTGCGCGCCAGTTTTATGTAGACCAAACCACCCGTTTCAAGAAAACTGAAACTGACCTGCAATCTCCAGACCGCATGGAGCAGGTCGTAGAAAATGTCAAAGCCCAAGCGCAAAAGCAGGGCATTGATCCCGTATTTATCGAACATCTGTATCGTGAAATGTTCCAGCATTTCATTCAACGCGAACTGAAAGAATTTCGTCCTTAA
- a CDS encoding solute carrier family 23 protein — protein MSNWFPKWRPYEGSIDARPVGTAEYLPPAQTVILGVQHAFAMFGATVLAPFLMGFDPNLAILMSGICTILFFLMTGGRVPSYLGSSFAFIGVVIAATGYAGTNGMNPNIAVAAGGIMACGVIYAIFGVLVMATGTRWIEKLMPPVVTGAVVMIIGLNLAPVTVKNVMGNTFNMWMSLVTVLCMGSIAVFTRGLLQRLLLLVGLLLSYAVYYLLSNVMGHGTPINFVPVQEAAWFGVPQFHAPVFDVNAMLIIAPIALILLAENLGHIKAVGAMTGENLDPHIGKAFLADGVATTLAGGVGAPGMTTYGENIGVMAVTRVYSTIIFAVAGVFAVFLGLSPKFGAVIHTIPTAILTGASIVVFGLITIAGAKIWIENKVDFSQNKNLMVAAVTIILGTGDFALTFGDFNLGGIGTATFAALFLNWFFGLVDKK, from the coding sequence ATGTCCAATTGGTTTCCCAAATGGCGCCCTTATGAGGGCAGTATCGATGCACGACCAGTAGGTACCGCAGAGTATTTACCACCCGCACAGACTGTGATTTTGGGTGTACAACATGCTTTTGCAATGTTTGGTGCTACCGTACTGGCACCGTTTTTAATGGGCTTTGATCCAAACCTGGCCATCTTAATGTCAGGTATTTGTACCATTTTATTCTTCCTGATGACTGGTGGCCGCGTACCGAGTTATCTGGGATCGAGCTTTGCCTTTATTGGGGTGGTGATTGCAGCGACTGGCTATGCCGGCACTAATGGCATGAACCCGAATATCGCAGTCGCTGCTGGCGGGATCATGGCCTGTGGCGTGATCTATGCGATTTTCGGTGTGCTGGTCATGGCAACGGGAACCCGTTGGATTGAGAAACTGATGCCGCCTGTAGTAACCGGTGCTGTGGTGATGATCATTGGTCTGAACCTAGCCCCTGTGACCGTAAAAAACGTGATGGGCAATACCTTTAATATGTGGATGTCGCTGGTCACTGTGCTGTGCATGGGTTCGATTGCAGTATTTACACGGGGCCTGTTGCAACGCCTACTTTTATTGGTTGGCCTATTACTGTCTTATGCGGTGTATTACCTGCTCAGCAACGTGATGGGTCACGGGACCCCGATTAACTTTGTACCGGTTCAGGAAGCGGCCTGGTTTGGTGTTCCGCAGTTCCATGCCCCTGTATTTGATGTAAACGCGATGCTGATCATTGCGCCAATCGCATTGATTCTACTGGCTGAAAACTTGGGCCATATTAAAGCTGTCGGCGCGATGACTGGCGAAAACCTGGATCCACATATTGGTAAAGCCTTTTTAGCTGACGGTGTGGCAACCACTTTAGCGGGTGGTGTGGGTGCTCCGGGGATGACCACATATGGTGAAAATATTGGTGTGATGGCAGTCACCCGCGTTTACTCCACTATTATCTTCGCTGTCGCTGGTGTATTTGCCGTATTCCTTGGCTTATCACCGAAGTTTGGTGCTGTGATTCATACCATTCCAACGGCGATCCTGACCGGTGCTTCAATCGTGGTCTTTGGTTTGATTACCATTGCTGGTGCGAAAATCTGGATTGAAAACAAAGTCGACTTCTCACAAAACAAAAACCTGATGGTTGCTGCTGTGACCATTATTTTAGGGACTGGTGACTTTGCCCTGACCTTTGGTGACTTCAACTTGGGTGGAATCGGGACTGCAACATTTGCAGCATTATTTCTGAACTGGTTCTTTGGACTGGTCGATAAAAAATAA